In Agrobacterium tumefaciens, a single genomic region encodes these proteins:
- a CDS encoding EVE domain-containing protein: MANYWLYKSEPFKWSWEMQKAKGEAGEEWTGVRNYQARNNMRAMKIGDKGFFYHSNEGLDVVGIVEVCALSHPDSTAEGDLKWDCVDIRAVCDVPQPVSLKDVKANPKLEKMSLVTSMRLSVQPVTEEEYLEVCRMGGLTNPPKSPD; the protein is encoded by the coding sequence ATGGCGAATTACTGGCTTTACAAGTCCGAGCCGTTCAAATGGTCCTGGGAAATGCAGAAGGCCAAGGGCGAGGCCGGCGAAGAGTGGACCGGTGTGCGCAATTATCAGGCCCGCAACAACATGCGCGCCATGAAGATCGGCGACAAGGGTTTCTTCTATCACTCCAATGAAGGGCTGGATGTCGTCGGCATCGTCGAAGTCTGCGCCTTGTCGCATCCGGATTCGACTGCGGAAGGTGATCTGAAGTGGGATTGCGTCGATATTCGCGCGGTCTGCGACGTGCCGCAGCCGGTTTCCCTGAAGGATGTGAAGGCGAACCCGAAGCTGGAGAAGATGTCGCTCGTCACCTCCATGCGGCTTTCCGTGCAGCCGGTGACGGAAGAGGAATATCTTGAGGTCTGCCGCATGGGCGGCCTCACCAATCCGCCGAAATCGCCGGATTGA
- a CDS encoding YciI-like protein: MLFAFICKDKPGHLNVRMETRPAHLEHLNRLNAEGTLKIAGPFLDAEGKPNGSLVIVEAADIEAAKALAEADPYAKAGLFESVDVKPYNWVFNNPGA; encoded by the coding sequence ATGCTGTTTGCCTTTATCTGCAAGGACAAGCCCGGCCATCTGAACGTGCGCATGGAAACGCGCCCCGCTCATCTGGAGCATCTGAACAGGCTGAATGCCGAGGGCACGCTGAAGATCGCCGGCCCGTTTCTGGATGCGGAAGGCAAGCCGAATGGCAGCCTTGTGATCGTGGAAGCTGCCGATATCGAAGCGGCCAAGGCTCTCGCCGAGGCCGACCCCTATGCCAAGGCTGGCCTGTTCGAAAGCGTTGACGTGAAGCCCTATAACTGGGTCTTCAATAATCCGGGAGCGTAA
- a CDS encoding NAD(P)H-dependent glycerol-3-phosphate dehydrogenase translates to MQREKIVVIGAGAFGTALAVVIALENRHDVTLLGRDPALVADLRSDRVHEAALPGVDLPDALEFSAEPDVLAGASIVLFAMPSQAHADAARHYGPYLANDSIIVTCAKGIDRSSGRLLTELLEAELPHHPIAVLSGPGFAADIARGLPTAMAIAAEDAAVAERLATTISGRTFRLYASTDRIGVQLGGALKNVLAIAAGIVEGAGLGDSARAALISRGLAEMSRLIVAMGGKADTVRGLSGLGDLVLTATSHQSRNLRFGIALGRGEGKDMSGGLVEGAFAAAVAARLGEDHVIDMPVTEAVAAIIDGNLDVASAMQQLMTRPITTE, encoded by the coding sequence ATGCAGCGGGAAAAAATCGTCGTCATCGGCGCCGGTGCCTTCGGAACTGCGCTCGCCGTCGTCATCGCGCTGGAAAACCGGCATGATGTGACCCTGCTAGGTCGCGATCCGGCGCTGGTGGCTGATCTCAGGAGCGACCGGGTGCACGAGGCGGCCCTGCCGGGCGTGGACCTGCCGGATGCACTTGAATTCTCGGCCGAGCCGGATGTGCTGGCTGGCGCCAGTATCGTGTTGTTCGCCATGCCCTCGCAGGCCCATGCCGACGCCGCCCGGCACTATGGCCCTTATCTGGCTAATGACTCTATCATCGTCACCTGCGCAAAGGGTATCGACCGCAGCTCCGGTCGTCTGCTGACGGAACTTCTGGAGGCGGAACTGCCGCATCATCCCATTGCGGTTCTGTCCGGTCCGGGCTTTGCTGCCGATATTGCGCGCGGCTTGCCGACCGCCATGGCGATCGCGGCAGAGGACGCGGCGGTTGCCGAACGGCTGGCGACCACGATTTCGGGTAGGACCTTCCGGCTTTATGCCTCGACAGACCGTATTGGTGTGCAGCTGGGCGGGGCGCTGAAGAATGTTCTCGCCATTGCCGCCGGTATCGTCGAAGGCGCGGGGCTCGGCGATTCCGCCCGGGCGGCGCTGATCTCGCGTGGGCTTGCCGAAATGTCTCGTCTCATCGTCGCCATGGGCGGCAAGGCAGATACGGTGCGCGGTCTTTCCGGCCTCGGCGATCTGGTGCTGACGGCCACGAGCCACCAGTCGCGCAACCTGCGTTTCGGCATCGCGCTCGGTCGGGGTGAGGGCAAGGACATGTCCGGCGGGCTGGTGGAGGGCGCCTTTGCGGCAGCCGTTGCCGCCCGGCTCGGCGAGGATCACGTAATCGACATGCCGGTTACCGAAGCGGTGGCCGCCATTATCGATGGCAATCTGGATGTGGCGAGCGCCATGCAACAATTGATGACACGGCCCATCACCACTGAATGA
- the tsaD gene encoding tRNA (adenosine(37)-N6)-threonylcarbamoyltransferase complex transferase subunit TsaD, with protein MTPFLRILGIETSCDETAASIVVRHADGRGEIVSDVVLSQLEEHSAYGGVVPEIAARAHVEALDTLVEEALEQAGVTLADVDAIAATSGPGLIGGLLVGLMTGKAIAKAAGKPLYAINHLEGHALTARLTDGLSFPYLMLLVSGGHTQLVLVRGVGDYERWGTTIDDALGEAFDKTAKLLGLPYPGGPAVEKAAAMGDSDRFPLPRPMVGEARLDFSFSGLKTAVRQAATAIAPLSEQDIADICASFQKAVSRTLKDRIGRGLARFKQEFPHLETQPALVVAGGVAANQEIRQTLQTLCDINGFRFVAPPHRLCTDNAAMIAWAGLERMGEGKEADALEVAPRSRWPLDGSAETLIGFGKRGAKA; from the coding sequence ATGACCCCCTTTCTTCGTATCCTCGGCATAGAGACAAGCTGCGACGAAACCGCTGCATCCATTGTGGTTCGGCATGCGGACGGGCGTGGCGAGATCGTTTCCGACGTCGTTTTGTCGCAGCTTGAGGAACACAGCGCCTATGGCGGTGTGGTGCCGGAAATTGCCGCGCGCGCCCATGTCGAGGCGCTGGACACGCTGGTGGAAGAAGCGCTGGAGCAGGCGGGCGTCACCCTTGCCGATGTCGACGCCATTGCCGCCACCTCCGGCCCCGGTCTCATCGGCGGGCTGCTGGTGGGGCTGATGACCGGCAAGGCCATCGCCAAGGCGGCCGGCAAACCGCTTTACGCCATCAATCATCTGGAGGGTCACGCGCTGACGGCGCGACTGACTGATGGTCTGTCTTTCCCCTATCTGATGCTGCTCGTCTCCGGTGGCCACACGCAGCTGGTGCTGGTGCGCGGTGTTGGCGACTACGAGCGCTGGGGCACCACCATCGATGACGCTTTGGGTGAAGCCTTCGACAAGACTGCGAAGCTTCTCGGCCTGCCCTATCCCGGTGGGCCTGCGGTCGAGAAAGCGGCGGCGATGGGTGACTCGGACCGGTTTCCGCTTCCGCGCCCGATGGTGGGTGAAGCACGGCTCGACTTTTCCTTCTCGGGCTTGAAGACAGCGGTGCGGCAGGCCGCGACCGCCATCGCACCGCTTTCGGAGCAGGATATCGCCGATATTTGCGCCTCCTTCCAGAAGGCTGTGTCGCGCACCCTGAAAGACCGTATCGGCCGTGGCCTTGCGCGTTTCAAACAGGAGTTTCCGCATCTGGAAACGCAGCCGGCTCTTGTGGTGGCCGGCGGCGTAGCCGCCAACCAGGAAATCCGCCAGACCCTGCAGACACTTTGCGATATCAACGGCTTCCGCTTCGTTGCGCCGCCGCACCGACTTTGCACCGATAATGCTGCGATGATTGCATGGGCGGGGCTGGAGCGCATGGGGGAAGGCAAGGAGGCCGATGCGCTAGAGGTCGCGCCGCGCTCTCGCTGGCCGCTTGACGGTAGCGCAGAGACATTGATCGGTTTCGGAAAAAGGGGAGCGAAGGCCTGA
- the hemC gene encoding hydroxymethylbilane synthase — MQTKPFRIGTRGSPLALAQAYETRSRLMAAHGLPEEMFEIVVLSTKGDRITDRALSEIGGKGLFTEELENQLLSGELDIAVHSSKDMPTVLPEGLYLSAFLPREDMRDAFIGRTAPKLLELPHGAVVGSASLRRQALIRRLRPDLSVIVFRGLVDTRLRKLEEGQADATLLAFAGLKRLGKDNVPTEILDPKEFPPAPAQGAIGVESRIGDARMDELLAPINDRPTYDAVTCERAFLAALDGSCRTPIAGYATCDGEDVRFSGLILTPDGQTSHGIEISGNRRDALILGKKAGEEVRAKAGSNFFEGWS, encoded by the coding sequence ATGCAAACAAAACCTTTCCGAATCGGCACGCGCGGCAGCCCGCTGGCGCTCGCGCAGGCTTATGAGACCCGCAGCCGGCTGATGGCGGCGCACGGTCTTCCGGAAGAAATGTTCGAAATCGTCGTGCTCTCCACCAAGGGCGACCGGATCACCGACCGCGCCTTGTCGGAAATCGGCGGCAAGGGCCTGTTCACGGAGGAACTGGAGAACCAGCTTCTGTCCGGCGAACTCGATATTGCCGTGCATTCCTCCAAGGACATGCCGACGGTTTTGCCTGAGGGCCTCTATCTTTCTGCTTTCCTGCCGCGTGAGGACATGCGCGATGCCTTCATCGGCCGCACGGCACCGAAGCTTCTGGAGCTGCCGCACGGCGCCGTTGTCGGCTCCGCATCTCTGCGCCGCCAGGCATTGATCCGCCGCCTGCGCCCGGATCTCAGCGTCATCGTTTTCCGCGGCCTGGTCGACACGCGTCTGCGCAAACTCGAAGAAGGCCAGGCGGATGCGACGCTTCTTGCCTTTGCCGGCCTGAAGCGGCTCGGCAAAGACAACGTGCCGACGGAAATTCTCGATCCGAAAGAATTTCCCCCCGCGCCGGCCCAGGGCGCGATCGGGGTCGAGAGTCGCATCGGTGATGCTCGCATGGATGAATTGCTGGCTCCCATAAACGACCGGCCCACCTATGACGCCGTGACTTGTGAGCGCGCCTTTCTGGCAGCACTTGACGGTTCCTGTCGTACCCCCATTGCCGGTTACGCCACCTGTGACGGTGAGGACGTCCGTTTTTCCGGCCTGATCCTCACCCCAGACGGCCAGACAAGCCACGGCATCGAAATCTCTGGCAACCGCAGGGACGCATTGATACTGGGGAAAAAGGCCGGCGAAGAGGTGCGCGCCAAAGCGGGCAGCAATTTCTTCGAAGGCTGGAGCTGA
- a CDS encoding uroporphyrinogen-III synthase yields the protein MRIVVTRPQRSGERTAAKLEALGHAPVLLPLFHPIHHGERATSALSTPLAAIAVTSAEAVQALDTFGGQLAPHLSKPLFAVGGATAQAAEKAGFGQIFTASGDALGLTALVTEHRAFFSEEQPLLYLAGRPRGSVFEEGLAAAGIPFRTVDCYEMLPSDVSENMLETALLHTAADVVLLYSSEAARAFFSHVSAEKYVGALAAVQFICISRNVLSLVPEIFRSKSIAAEEPSEAAMFELLCQYSGT from the coding sequence ATGCGGATCGTCGTCACCCGGCCGCAGCGTTCGGGCGAAAGGACGGCCGCAAAGCTCGAAGCGCTTGGCCATGCGCCGGTGCTTCTTCCGCTGTTTCATCCCATCCATCATGGCGAACGCGCCACCTCGGCGCTGTCCACCCCGCTGGCGGCCATCGCGGTAACCAGCGCGGAAGCCGTACAGGCGCTGGACACATTCGGGGGGCAGCTGGCACCGCATCTGTCGAAACCGCTTTTTGCCGTCGGCGGAGCAACCGCGCAAGCGGCGGAAAAAGCTGGCTTCGGGCAGATATTCACCGCGTCAGGAGATGCCCTCGGTCTGACTGCACTGGTGACGGAGCACCGCGCCTTTTTTTCCGAGGAACAACCCCTGCTCTATCTCGCCGGCAGGCCACGTGGCTCAGTCTTCGAGGAAGGCCTTGCCGCAGCGGGCATTCCCTTCAGAACGGTCGATTGTTACGAGATGCTGCCCTCGGACGTCTCCGAAAACATGCTTGAAACGGCCCTTCTCCACACCGCTGCCGATGTAGTCCTGCTCTATTCGTCCGAAGCGGCACGGGCTTTTTTTAGCCATGTGTCGGCGGAAAAATATGTGGGTGCGCTGGCGGCGGTCCAGTTCATCTGCATCAGCCGCAATGTGCTTTCTCTGGTTCCGGAAATTTTCCGCTCAAAATCCATCGCCGCCGAAGAGCCGAGCGAGGCGGCGATGTTCGAACTTCTATGCCAGTACTCTGGAACCTAA
- a CDS encoding COG4223 family protein: protein MVSGKPPRHSKSKAEPVTIDLDAKDVKAISADGDTARVDEKPGDQTPVATTEPGVAETKPAAAAASNPAPIWDQPHKTPLEPEPNVGKTESASAAPKAESSADKPKEPVSPTAVPPKVDAGPATGTAGTSAASAAAAASKPSFGSTASSSTSGNASSSAAAKPSTATSSSGAAKPSTPQQVERKQAATSGLVAAGIVGGLVALAAAGSMQYAGILPSFNAGRAGSDEIAALKTDITGLRQQLANAPAADTSALEQRIATLEGAKGEAPQVDGLSEKITALETALQSERSAQAAASSELTRRLADAEAKINEPRDDIEVARAIASAALKAAIDRGGPFLTELDTLSKVTPDDPAIASLQSFAATGVPSRSELMQKFPDIANAMLSAINQPDPNQGIMERLTESAFSLVKVRPVGNIEGETADAMIARMENKLRNGDLQGAALEWNGLPEAPKTASADYKKSLDARIEVENLVGGTLNRAITSTGRQG from the coding sequence ATGGTATCGGGAAAGCCGCCACGCCACTCCAAGTCCAAAGCCGAACCGGTCACAATCGACCTGGACGCGAAAGACGTGAAAGCGATTTCTGCCGACGGGGACACTGCCAGAGTGGACGAAAAACCCGGTGACCAAACGCCGGTCGCAACGACAGAGCCAGGTGTCGCAGAAACAAAGCCCGCAGCAGCAGCAGCGAGCAACCCTGCTCCCATCTGGGACCAGCCGCACAAAACCCCTCTTGAGCCGGAGCCTAATGTCGGCAAGACGGAATCGGCGTCTGCGGCGCCAAAGGCGGAAAGCTCTGCGGACAAGCCGAAGGAACCCGTTTCACCAACTGCCGTCCCACCAAAAGTCGATGCAGGACCGGCAACGGGCACCGCCGGGACGAGCGCCGCTTCGGCTGCCGCAGCGGCTTCCAAGCCGAGCTTTGGCTCCACGGCCTCCTCCAGCACATCCGGCAACGCCTCTTCTTCCGCTGCTGCAAAACCCTCGACCGCCACCTCCTCATCGGGGGCGGCGAAGCCCTCCACGCCGCAGCAAGTGGAGCGCAAACAGGCGGCGACCTCTGGATTGGTTGCGGCTGGCATCGTTGGCGGTCTGGTGGCACTCGCCGCCGCCGGCAGCATGCAATATGCCGGCATCCTGCCTTCCTTTAACGCAGGCAGAGCCGGAAGCGATGAAATCGCAGCGCTGAAAACCGATATCACCGGCCTGCGGCAGCAACTCGCCAACGCTCCGGCGGCAGACACCTCGGCCCTGGAACAGCGCATCGCAACGCTCGAAGGGGCGAAGGGTGAAGCTCCGCAGGTGGATGGCCTTTCGGAAAAAATCACCGCGCTGGAAACTGCCCTGCAGTCGGAGCGATCCGCGCAGGCGGCCGCTTCATCGGAACTGACGCGCCGCCTTGCGGATGCGGAAGCCAAGATCAACGAGCCGCGCGACGATATCGAAGTCGCCCGTGCGATTGCGTCGGCCGCACTGAAGGCAGCGATCGATCGCGGCGGACCCTTCCTCACCGAACTCGACACGCTCTCCAAGGTCACGCCCGACGATCCGGCCATCGCCTCGCTGCAATCCTTCGCCGCCACGGGTGTGCCGTCGCGTTCGGAGCTGATGCAGAAATTCCCTGATATCGCCAATGCGATGCTGTCGGCCATCAACCAGCCCGATCCCAATCAGGGCATCATGGAACGTCTGACCGAAAGCGCCTTTTCGCTGGTGAAAGTCCGTCCGGTCGGAAATATCGAGGGCGAGACAGCCGACGCGATGATCGCGCGCATGGAAAACAAGCTGCGCAACGGCGATCTGCAGGGTGCGGCACTTGAATGGAACGGGCTTCCCGAGGCGCCCAAGACGGCATCCGCCGACTACAAAAAATCTCTGGATGCGCGTATCGAGGTCGAAAATCTGGTGGGCGGCACGTTGAACCGTGCCATTACCAGCACCGGCAGGCAGGGGTAA
- a CDS encoding heme biosynthesis protein HemY codes for MTRILTFAVIVLALGFGFSWLADRPGVLSIVWQGQLIEMSLMVAASIIAALVAAVMLVWWVVNAIWTSPNAARRYFRARKRDRGYQALSTGLIAAGAGNAILARKMTARTQGLLSADQEPLIHLLDAQADLIEGKYDEARRKFEAMARDPETRELGLRGLYIEARRQGAYEAAQQYAEDAAEKAPYLPWAAQATLENRCRNGQWDDAIRLLDRQKAASVIERGEAERLKAVLLTAKAGEKLESDPVSAREDAKHALKLAKSLVPAALIAAKSYLREDNLRKAATVLEPVWKNDPHPQIAQLYVRARSGDTAIDRLKRAERLESLKPNNIESLFAVAQTALDAKEFAKARAKAEAAARIEPRESIFLLMADIEEAETGDQGRVRYWMAQALRAPRDPAWVADGIVSEKWLPVSPVTGRLDAFEWKAPFGQLEGPVEDLAIENAIAAAPARAAPARAEPAVKTIIVEAAPEARAEPKPVPATPIEVKPIVSTAKENKPVPIEAPVGADASDKKADAVPFFGGAPDDPGVKKPGAEAEPKTRLKLF; via the coding sequence ATGACCAGAATTCTGACTTTCGCCGTTATCGTTCTGGCGCTCGGTTTTGGTTTCTCCTGGCTGGCGGACAGGCCGGGTGTGCTTTCCATCGTCTGGCAGGGCCAGCTGATTGAAATGAGCCTGATGGTCGCCGCCTCGATCATCGCGGCGCTGGTTGCCGCCGTCATGCTGGTCTGGTGGGTCGTCAACGCCATCTGGACCTCGCCCAATGCCGCTCGCCGCTATTTCCGTGCTCGCAAACGCGACCGCGGTTATCAGGCCCTGTCCACCGGTCTCATCGCCGCCGGCGCCGGCAATGCCATCCTCGCCCGCAAGATGACAGCCCGCACGCAAGGACTGCTCAGCGCCGATCAGGAGCCGCTGATCCATCTGCTCGATGCGCAGGCCGATCTCATCGAAGGCAAATATGACGAGGCGCGCCGCAAATTCGAAGCGATGGCCCGCGACCCCGAAACCCGCGAGCTTGGCCTTCGTGGTCTTTATATTGAAGCACGTCGTCAGGGTGCTTACGAAGCCGCCCAGCAATATGCCGAGGACGCAGCGGAAAAGGCACCCTACCTGCCTTGGGCCGCGCAGGCGACGCTTGAAAACCGTTGTCGCAATGGGCAGTGGGACGATGCCATCCGCCTGCTCGACCGGCAGAAGGCGGCAAGCGTGATTGAACGTGGTGAAGCGGAACGGCTGAAGGCCGTGCTTCTCACCGCCAAGGCCGGCGAAAAGCTGGAAAGCGATCCGGTGAGTGCGCGAGAGGACGCCAAGCATGCTCTCAAGCTCGCAAAGAGCCTCGTTCCGGCAGCGCTGATCGCGGCAAAATCCTATCTGCGCGAAGACAATCTGCGCAAGGCGGCCACGGTTCTGGAGCCCGTGTGGAAGAACGACCCGCACCCGCAGATCGCCCAGCTTTATGTCCGCGCCCGTAGCGGCGATACCGCCATAGACCGGCTGAAACGCGCCGAGCGGCTGGAAAGCCTGAAGCCCAACAATATCGAATCGCTGTTCGCCGTGGCGCAGACAGCGCTCGACGCCAAGGAATTCGCCAAGGCCCGGGCCAAGGCCGAGGCAGCCGCGCGGATCGAACCGCGCGAAAGCATCTTCCTGCTGATGGCCGACATCGAGGAGGCCGAAACCGGGGATCAGGGCCGGGTGCGCTACTGGATGGCGCAGGCGCTGCGCGCGCCGCGGGACCCTGCCTGGGTTGCCGATGGTATCGTTTCGGAAAAATGGCTGCCGGTGTCGCCCGTCACCGGCCGTCTCGATGCCTTCGAATGGAAAGCGCCTTTTGGCCAGCTCGAAGGACCCGTCGAGGACCTGGCGATCGAAAACGCGATTGCCGCAGCACCGGCAAGAGCAGCGCCGGCAAGGGCCGAACCGGCTGTAAAGACAATCATTGTCGAAGCCGCCCCGGAGGCCCGTGCGGAGCCGAAACCCGTCCCGGCCACGCCGATCGAGGTGAAGCCGATCGTCTCCACCGCGAAGGAGAATAAGCCCGTCCCGATCGAAGCGCCGGTGGGAGCCGATGCGTCGGATAAAAAGGCCGACGCCGTGCCGTTTTTCGGCGGTGCGCCGGATGATCCGGGTGTCAAGAAACCCGGCGCGGAAGCCGAACCCAAGACCCGGCTCAAACTCTTCTGA
- a CDS encoding TerB family tellurite resistance protein — protein sequence MFQQIQSFIQNLVGPNAGDFSPDDLRVAVAALCFQVMEADGTVSKSERHRLREILHEYYHLDGGKLDALLTAGQEAGKEAVDYYRFTADIRRHLDEDQRVELIGILWDIVYADGERSEMEDHVIWRVADLLGVSVRDRVLQRQQAATRSGPAEESENEDDAV from the coding sequence ATGTTCCAGCAAATACAGTCGTTCATTCAGAACCTCGTCGGCCCGAATGCGGGTGATTTCAGCCCTGATGATCTGAGGGTAGCGGTCGCCGCCCTCTGTTTCCAGGTGATGGAAGCGGATGGCACCGTCTCGAAAAGCGAGCGTCACCGCCTGCGTGAAATCCTGCACGAATATTACCATCTCGATGGCGGCAAGCTCGATGCCCTTCTCACCGCCGGTCAGGAGGCCGGCAAGGAGGCCGTCGATTATTACCGCTTCACCGCCGATATCCGCCGCCATCTCGACGAAGATCAGCGCGTGGAGCTTATTGGAATATTATGGGATATTGTTTACGCTGACGGCGAACGAAGCGAAATGGAAGATCATGTGATCTGGCGGGTAGCCGATCTGCTTGGTGTTTCCGTGCGCGACAGGGTTCTGCAACGTCAGCAGGCCGCCACGAGGTCCGGGCCCGCTGAAGAAAGCGAAAACGAAGACGATGCTGTTTGA
- a CDS encoding glutamine amidotransferase, protein MLFDPSRQQREQPSLLVVLHQERSTPGRVGQILVEKGYRLDIRRPALGDDLPQTLAKHAGAIIFGGPMSANDPHDYVKAEIDWLKVPLKENKPFLGICLGAQMLSKHLGGRVEADREGKVEIGWYPLHATEHGRLLMPHWPKMVYHFHKEGFELPRGAELLASGETYPNQAYRYGKNAWGLQFHAELTRAMMHSWVVRGAQRFGMPNAQVGSQHLEGRMLFDTPLRAWLGNFLDLVFEGKAQR, encoded by the coding sequence ATGCTGTTTGACCCCTCCAGGCAACAGAGAGAACAACCTTCGCTGCTTGTCGTCCTGCATCAGGAACGTTCCACGCCCGGCCGCGTCGGCCAGATACTGGTGGAAAAGGGATATCGCCTGGATATAAGGCGGCCGGCACTCGGTGATGACCTGCCGCAAACGCTGGCGAAACATGCCGGCGCCATCATCTTCGGCGGCCCGATGAGCGCAAATGACCCGCATGATTATGTCAAAGCCGAAATCGACTGGCTGAAGGTGCCACTGAAGGAAAACAAGCCCTTTCTCGGCATCTGTCTCGGCGCGCAGATGCTGTCCAAACATCTGGGCGGCAGGGTCGAGGCCGACAGGGAGGGCAAGGTGGAAATCGGCTGGTATCCGCTTCACGCCACCGAACACGGGCGACTTCTGATGCCGCATTGGCCGAAGATGGTCTATCATTTCCACAAGGAAGGGTTCGAGCTGCCACGCGGAGCCGAACTTCTGGCATCGGGAGAGACCTATCCCAACCAGGCCTATCGTTATGGAAAAAATGCCTGGGGACTGCAGTTTCACGCCGAACTCACGCGCGCCATGATGCATAGCTGGGTGGTGCGCGGTGCGCAGCGTTTCGGCATGCCCAATGCGCAGGTCGGCAGCCAGCATCTGGAAGGCCGCATGCTGTTCGACACACCGCTCAGGGCATGGCTCGGCAATTTTCTCGATCTGGTTTTTGAAGGCAAGGCGCAGCGCTGA
- a CDS encoding MFS transporter: MSLPSAENRFGAFRHSSYRRFFSARFFSAFAIQIVSVSVGWQMYEVTGNAFYLGLIGLFQFLPSLLLILVTGTVADRHNRRRIMAICLLIAALCAVALLSLTLTHSFSPWPVFAILVVFGIERAFMGPAVQSLGPNLVPVEDLPNAIAWNSSSWQMASILGPVAGGLLYGLGASVAYSVAFVLFILSATLAVAIRKPEQRGPAKAISLETMLAGFKFISQEKIVLGAISLDLFAVLLGGAVALMPIFAKEVLTLGPWGLGLLRAAPGIGAITVAVILAFRPIRHHAGLLMFVGVGLFGVSTVVFGLSQTAWLSIAALVVMGASDMVSVYVRETLIALWTPDEVRGRVNAVNMVFVGASNELGEFRAGTMAHVVGAVPAVVIGGAGTLAVAVIWALGFSKLRKIDNLDAPQ; this comes from the coding sequence ATGTCCCTGCCTTCTGCCGAAAACCGCTTTGGCGCATTCCGGCACAGTTCCTATCGCCGCTTCTTCAGCGCCCGGTTTTTTTCGGCTTTCGCCATCCAGATCGTCAGCGTTTCCGTCGGCTGGCAGATGTATGAGGTGACAGGCAACGCGTTCTATCTCGGCCTGATCGGTCTTTTCCAGTTTCTGCCATCGCTGCTTTTGATCCTTGTCACGGGAACGGTCGCCGACCGGCACAATCGCCGGCGCATCATGGCCATATGCCTGCTGATTGCGGCGCTCTGTGCTGTGGCGCTCCTCAGTCTCACCCTGACGCACAGCTTTTCGCCCTGGCCGGTCTTCGCCATTCTCGTCGTCTTCGGCATTGAGCGGGCCTTCATGGGGCCGGCGGTCCAGTCGCTGGGGCCCAATCTCGTGCCCGTCGAGGATTTACCGAACGCGATCGCCTGGAATTCGTCTTCCTGGCAGATGGCGTCGATCCTCGGCCCGGTTGCCGGTGGTCTGCTTTATGGCCTCGGTGCGTCCGTCGCCTATAGTGTGGCGTTCGTGCTTTTCATCCTGTCTGCAACGCTTGCGGTGGCCATCCGCAAGCCGGAACAACGCGGCCCGGCAAAAGCGATCAGCCTTGAAACCATGCTGGCCGGGTTCAAATTCATCTCGCAGGAGAAGATCGTTCTTGGAGCGATCTCGCTCGACCTTTTCGCTGTCCTGCTGGGTGGTGCTGTCGCGTTGATGCCGATCTTTGCCAAGGAAGTGCTGACGCTCGGGCCGTGGGGCCTCGGGCTCTTGCGCGCGGCACCAGGCATTGGGGCCATCACGGTTGCGGTCATTCTGGCGTTCAGACCCATCCGGCACCATGCCGGTCTGCTGATGTTTGTCGGCGTCGGTCTCTTCGGTGTTTCCACCGTGGTCTTCGGGCTTTCGCAAACCGCGTGGCTGTCTATTGCCGCGCTGGTGGTCATGGGTGCATCGGACATGGTGTCGGTCTATGTGCGCGAGACCCTGATTGCGCTCTGGACGCCGGACGAGGTGCGCGGGCGCGTGAATGCCGTGAACATGGTGTTCGTGGGCGCATCGAACGAATTGGGTGAGTTTCGCGCCGGCACCATGGCCCATGTCGTGGGGGCGGTTCCGGCCGTTGTCATCGGCGGGGCGGGCACGCTTGCGGTGGCGGTCATCTGGGCGCTTGGTTTTTCCAAGCTGCGCAAGATCGACAATCTGGACGCGCCGCAATGA
- a CDS encoding YggT family protein — translation MLALFQTIDLALNLYTWVLIASAIFSWLYAFNVINSRNQFVNAIGSFLVNVTEPALRPIRRILPNLGGIDISPIILLLIIFFIRSFMWNTLYPMTV, via the coding sequence ATGCTTGCCCTGTTTCAGACCATCGATCTGGCCTTGAACCTCTATACGTGGGTGCTGATCGCCAGCGCTATTTTTTCCTGGCTTTACGCCTTCAACGTCATCAATTCCCGCAACCAGTTCGTGAACGCCATCGGGAGTTTCCTGGTCAATGTCACGGAACCGGCCCTGCGCCCCATCCGCCGCATTCTGCCCAATCTCGGCGGTATCGATATTTCGCCGATCATCCTGCTGCTGATCATCTTCTTCATCCGCTCCTTCATGTGGAACACGCTTTATCCGATGACCGTTTGA